The Acanthochromis polyacanthus isolate Apoly-LR-REF ecotype Palm Island chromosome 2, KAUST_Apoly_ChrSc, whole genome shotgun sequence genome contains a region encoding:
- the esrp2 gene encoding epithelial splicing regulatory protein 2 isoform X1: MASHSDTLVVFFGATAGANGGKLGSDEREIILLVWQIVDLHEKKVGKLHKCHVKPDSLELTDQCKEETGLTLDEIIKAEPLDKVLQQFQQSVSSEVKCLGRNSYTLCVNSPLIIRQALHPEASKKNLVLPECFFSFVDVRKEFHKCCPNAGPAQKLTLTSMLEYVGLPAVSEQMMGVREVMGMVQLTLCILDEPYNHKFSCVETVKYKFDSGTCSKTEPVDSETVIRARGLPWQSSDQDIARFFKGLNIAKGGVALCLNAQGRRNGEALVRFINSEHRDLALERHKHHMGSRYIEVYKATGEEFLKIAGGTSNEVAQFLSKENQVIIRMRGLPFTATPQEVLSFLGPESPVTDGGEGLLFVKYPDGRPTGDAFVLFSCEEYAQNALKKHKQILGKRYIELFRSTAAEVQQVLNRYMSTPLISTLPPSPIVPVPVLATPPFLPAASSTRDCIRLRGLPYTAGIEDILEFMAEHTVDIKPHGVHMVLNQQGRPSGDAFIQMKSPDKAFMVAQKCHKKTMKDRYVEVFQCSTEEMSIVLMGGTLNRSGLSPPPCKLPCLSPPTAYAAFPTPPAILSEAALYQPPLLAAPRPPQTTAHSPAHTLAYYPPQPHLYMNMNMNYTAYYPSPPVSPSTVSYFAAPPGAMAAAVAAQSHPAAAAASPVLSQPGALVRMQGLPYNAGVKDILSFFQGYQYAPDEYSGMVQMSEQARSLIQPKEWLCL, encoded by the exons ATGGCTTCGCACAGTGATACTCTGGTGGTGTTCTTTGGGGCAACAGCTGGTGCAAATGGGGGTAAACTGGGTTCGGATGAGAGGGAAATAATTCTCTTGGTGTGGCAAATTGTGGATCTACATGAGAAAAAG GTCGGGAAGCTTCATAAATGTCATGTTAAGCCAGACTCTTTGGAGCTGACAGACCAGTGTAAAGAAGAAACAGGACTGACTTTGGACGAAATAATCAAAGCTGAGCCCCTGGACAAAGTTCTGCAACAG TTCCAGCAGTCAGTGTCATCAGAAGTAAAATGTCTTGGCAGGAACTCTTACACACTTTGTGTCAACAGTCCTCTCATCATTCGACAGGCCCTCCACCCCGAGGCTTCCAAAAAG AATCTTGTCCTTCCtgaatgtttcttttcattCGTGGATGTGAGAAAGGAGTTTCACAAATGCTGCCCAAATGCCGGCCCTGCACAGAAGCTCACACTCACCTCCATGCTGGAAT ATGTTGGTCTTCCTGCTGTGTCAGAGCAGATGATGGGAGTGAGGGAGGTGATGGGCATGGTGCAGCTGACACTCTGCATCCTGGATGAGCCCTACA atCACAAGTTCAGCTGTGTTGAAACTGTGAAGTACAAGTTCGACTCTGGCACATG CAGTAAGACGGAGCCGGTTGACAGTGAGACAGTGATCAGAGCACGAGGGCTTCCATGGCAGTCTTCAGACCAAGACATCGCTCGCTTCTTTAAAGGCCTTAATATTGCCAA GGGTGGTGTTGCGCTGTGTCTGAACGCTCAGGGCAGGAGGAATGGCGAAGCCTTAGTTCGCTTCATCAACTCGGAACACAGAGACCTGGCTCTGGAGCGCCACAAACACCACATGGGTAGTCGCTACATTGAG GTCTACAAGGCCACAGGAGAGGAATTCCTCAAGATTGCAGGAG GTACGTCCAATGAGGTGGCCCAGTTCCTGTCCAAAGAGAATCAGGTGATTATCCGTATGCGGGGGCTGCCGTTTACTGCCACACCACAGGAAGTGCTGTCCTTTCTTGGTCCTGAGAGCCCAGTTACAGATGGTGGCGAGGGTCTGCTATTTGTCAAGTATCCTGATGGACGGCCCACTGGCGACGCCTTTGTGCTCTTTTCTTGTGAAGAATATGCTCAGAATGCTCTGAAGAAGCACAAGCAGATCCTGGGGAAACGTTACATTGAGCTGTTTCGGAGCACTGCGGCCGAAGTGCAACAG gtcCTGAACCGCTACATGTCTACACCTCTGATCTCCACACTACCACCCTCACCCATCGTGCCTGTCCCAGTCCTCGCTACACCTCCCTTCCTTCCAGCAGCGAGCAGCACTCGAGACTGTATTCGCCTCCGTGGTCTGCCCTACACTGCCGGCATCGAAGATATCCTGGAGTTCATGGCTGAACACACTGTTGACATCAAACCTCATGGAGTTCACATGGTCCTTaaccagcag GGGCGGCCCTCTGGTGATGCCTTCATCCAAATGAAGTCACCTGACAAAGCATTTATGGTAGcccaaaaatgccataaaaagaCAATGAAGGACCGATATGTCGAGGTCTTCCAGTGCTCCACAGAAGAGATGAGCATCGTCCTGATGGGGGGAACCTTGAACCGCAGTGGCCTCTCGCCTCCACCCTGCAAGCTTCCCT GTCTGTCTCCCCCCACAGCCTATGCTGCCTTCCCCACTCCCCCTGCCATTCTCTCTGAGGCTGCCCTCTACCAGCCTCCTCTGCTGGCTGCTCCCAGACCTCCTCAGACCACCGCACACAGCCCCGCTCACACTCTGGCCTACTACCCTCCTCAGCCACATCTCTACATGAACATGAACATGAACTACACTGCTTACTACCCCAG CCCTCCAGTCTCTCCTTCCACTGTTAGCTACTTTGCAGCTCCACCAGGAGCAATGGCAGCAGCAGTCGCAGCTCAGTCTCACCCCGCTGCAGCCGCCGCCTCTCCTGTACTGTCCCAGCCTGGTGCCCTGGTCAGGATGCAGGGACTGCCCTACAATGCTGGAGTCAAAGACATCCTCAGCTTCTTCCAGGGATACCAG TACGCCCCTGACGAGTACAGCGGCATGGTTCAGATGAGCGAACAGGCCAGGAGTCTGATTCAGCCCAAAGAATGGCTCTGTCTTTAG
- the esrp2 gene encoding epithelial splicing regulatory protein 2 isoform X3, with translation MASHSDTLVVFFGATAGANGGKLGSDEREIILLVWQIVDLHEKKVGKLHKCHVKPDSLELTDQCKEETGLTLDEIIKAEPLDKVLQQFQQSVSSEVKCLGRNSYTLCVNSPLIIRQALHPEASKKNLVLPECFFSFVDVRKEFHKCCPNAGPAQKLTLTSMLEYVGLPAVSEQMMGVREVMGMVQLTLCILDEPYNHKFSCVETVKYKFDSGTCSKTEPVDSETVIRARGLPWQSSDQDIARFFKGLNIAKGGVALCLNAQGRRNGEALVRFINSEHRDLALERHKHHMGSRYIEVYKATGEEFLKIAGGTSNEVAQFLSKENQVIIRMRGLPFTATPQEVLSFLGPESPVTDGGEGLLFVKYPDGRPTGDAFVLFSCEEYAQNALKKHKQILGKRYIELFRSTAAEVQQVLNRYMSTPLISTLPPSPIVPVPVLATPPFLPAASSTRDCIRLRGLPYTAGIEDILEFMAEHTVDIKPHGVHMVLNQQGRPSGDAFIQMKSPDKAFMVAQKCHKKTMKDRYVEVFQCSTEEMSIVLMGGTLNRSGLSPPPCKLPCLSPPTAYAAFPTPPAILSEAALYQPPLLAAPRPPQTTAHSPAHTLAYYPPQPHLYMNMNMNYTAYYPSPPVSPSTVSYFAAPPGAMAAAVAAQSHPAAAAASPVLSQPGALVRMQGLPYNAGVKDILSFFQGYQLQPEAVLILYNFSGQCSGEALITFPSEEIARRAVAECSNHTFYGQQIHLAFCN, from the exons ATGGCTTCGCACAGTGATACTCTGGTGGTGTTCTTTGGGGCAACAGCTGGTGCAAATGGGGGTAAACTGGGTTCGGATGAGAGGGAAATAATTCTCTTGGTGTGGCAAATTGTGGATCTACATGAGAAAAAG GTCGGGAAGCTTCATAAATGTCATGTTAAGCCAGACTCTTTGGAGCTGACAGACCAGTGTAAAGAAGAAACAGGACTGACTTTGGACGAAATAATCAAAGCTGAGCCCCTGGACAAAGTTCTGCAACAG TTCCAGCAGTCAGTGTCATCAGAAGTAAAATGTCTTGGCAGGAACTCTTACACACTTTGTGTCAACAGTCCTCTCATCATTCGACAGGCCCTCCACCCCGAGGCTTCCAAAAAG AATCTTGTCCTTCCtgaatgtttcttttcattCGTGGATGTGAGAAAGGAGTTTCACAAATGCTGCCCAAATGCCGGCCCTGCACAGAAGCTCACACTCACCTCCATGCTGGAAT ATGTTGGTCTTCCTGCTGTGTCAGAGCAGATGATGGGAGTGAGGGAGGTGATGGGCATGGTGCAGCTGACACTCTGCATCCTGGATGAGCCCTACA atCACAAGTTCAGCTGTGTTGAAACTGTGAAGTACAAGTTCGACTCTGGCACATG CAGTAAGACGGAGCCGGTTGACAGTGAGACAGTGATCAGAGCACGAGGGCTTCCATGGCAGTCTTCAGACCAAGACATCGCTCGCTTCTTTAAAGGCCTTAATATTGCCAA GGGTGGTGTTGCGCTGTGTCTGAACGCTCAGGGCAGGAGGAATGGCGAAGCCTTAGTTCGCTTCATCAACTCGGAACACAGAGACCTGGCTCTGGAGCGCCACAAACACCACATGGGTAGTCGCTACATTGAG GTCTACAAGGCCACAGGAGAGGAATTCCTCAAGATTGCAGGAG GTACGTCCAATGAGGTGGCCCAGTTCCTGTCCAAAGAGAATCAGGTGATTATCCGTATGCGGGGGCTGCCGTTTACTGCCACACCACAGGAAGTGCTGTCCTTTCTTGGTCCTGAGAGCCCAGTTACAGATGGTGGCGAGGGTCTGCTATTTGTCAAGTATCCTGATGGACGGCCCACTGGCGACGCCTTTGTGCTCTTTTCTTGTGAAGAATATGCTCAGAATGCTCTGAAGAAGCACAAGCAGATCCTGGGGAAACGTTACATTGAGCTGTTTCGGAGCACTGCGGCCGAAGTGCAACAG gtcCTGAACCGCTACATGTCTACACCTCTGATCTCCACACTACCACCCTCACCCATCGTGCCTGTCCCAGTCCTCGCTACACCTCCCTTCCTTCCAGCAGCGAGCAGCACTCGAGACTGTATTCGCCTCCGTGGTCTGCCCTACACTGCCGGCATCGAAGATATCCTGGAGTTCATGGCTGAACACACTGTTGACATCAAACCTCATGGAGTTCACATGGTCCTTaaccagcag GGGCGGCCCTCTGGTGATGCCTTCATCCAAATGAAGTCACCTGACAAAGCATTTATGGTAGcccaaaaatgccataaaaagaCAATGAAGGACCGATATGTCGAGGTCTTCCAGTGCTCCACAGAAGAGATGAGCATCGTCCTGATGGGGGGAACCTTGAACCGCAGTGGCCTCTCGCCTCCACCCTGCAAGCTTCCCT GTCTGTCTCCCCCCACAGCCTATGCTGCCTTCCCCACTCCCCCTGCCATTCTCTCTGAGGCTGCCCTCTACCAGCCTCCTCTGCTGGCTGCTCCCAGACCTCCTCAGACCACCGCACACAGCCCCGCTCACACTCTGGCCTACTACCCTCCTCAGCCACATCTCTACATGAACATGAACATGAACTACACTGCTTACTACCCCAG CCCTCCAGTCTCTCCTTCCACTGTTAGCTACTTTGCAGCTCCACCAGGAGCAATGGCAGCAGCAGTCGCAGCTCAGTCTCACCCCGCTGCAGCCGCCGCCTCTCCTGTACTGTCCCAGCCTGGTGCCCTGGTCAGGATGCAGGGACTGCCCTACAATGCTGGAGTCAAAGACATCCTCAGCTTCTTCCAGGGATACCAG ctCCAACCAGAAGCTGTTCTCATATTGTATAACTTCAGTGGCCAATGCAGCGGCGAGGCCTTGATCACCTTCCCCAGCGAGGAGATCGCCAGGCGGGCTGTAGCCGAGTGCTCCAACCACACTTTCTATGGCCAGCAGATCCACCTGGCCTTCTGTAACTGA
- the esrp2 gene encoding epithelial splicing regulatory protein 2 isoform X2 codes for MASHSDTLVVFFGATAGANGGKLGSDEREIILLVWQIVDLHEKKVGKLHKCHVKPDSLELTDQCKEETGLTLDEIIKAEPLDKVLQQFQQSVSSEVKCLGRNSYTLCVNSPLIIRQALHPEASKKNLVLPECFFSFVDVRKEFHKCCPNAGPAQKLTLTSMLEYVGLPAVSEQMMGVREVMGMVQLTLCILDEPYNHKFSCVETVKYKFDSGTCKTEPVDSETVIRARGLPWQSSDQDIARFFKGLNIAKGGVALCLNAQGRRNGEALVRFINSEHRDLALERHKHHMGSRYIEVYKATGEEFLKIAGGTSNEVAQFLSKENQVIIRMRGLPFTATPQEVLSFLGPESPVTDGGEGLLFVKYPDGRPTGDAFVLFSCEEYAQNALKKHKQILGKRYIELFRSTAAEVQQVLNRYMSTPLISTLPPSPIVPVPVLATPPFLPAASSTRDCIRLRGLPYTAGIEDILEFMAEHTVDIKPHGVHMVLNQQGRPSGDAFIQMKSPDKAFMVAQKCHKKTMKDRYVEVFQCSTEEMSIVLMGGTLNRSGLSPPPCKLPCLSPPTAYAAFPTPPAILSEAALYQPPLLAAPRPPQTTAHSPAHTLAYYPPQPHLYMNMNMNYTAYYPSPPVSPSTVSYFAAPPGAMAAAVAAQSHPAAAAASPVLSQPGALVRMQGLPYNAGVKDILSFFQGYQYAPDEYSGMVQMSEQARSLIQPKEWLCL; via the exons ATGGCTTCGCACAGTGATACTCTGGTGGTGTTCTTTGGGGCAACAGCTGGTGCAAATGGGGGTAAACTGGGTTCGGATGAGAGGGAAATAATTCTCTTGGTGTGGCAAATTGTGGATCTACATGAGAAAAAG GTCGGGAAGCTTCATAAATGTCATGTTAAGCCAGACTCTTTGGAGCTGACAGACCAGTGTAAAGAAGAAACAGGACTGACTTTGGACGAAATAATCAAAGCTGAGCCCCTGGACAAAGTTCTGCAACAG TTCCAGCAGTCAGTGTCATCAGAAGTAAAATGTCTTGGCAGGAACTCTTACACACTTTGTGTCAACAGTCCTCTCATCATTCGACAGGCCCTCCACCCCGAGGCTTCCAAAAAG AATCTTGTCCTTCCtgaatgtttcttttcattCGTGGATGTGAGAAAGGAGTTTCACAAATGCTGCCCAAATGCCGGCCCTGCACAGAAGCTCACACTCACCTCCATGCTGGAAT ATGTTGGTCTTCCTGCTGTGTCAGAGCAGATGATGGGAGTGAGGGAGGTGATGGGCATGGTGCAGCTGACACTCTGCATCCTGGATGAGCCCTACA atCACAAGTTCAGCTGTGTTGAAACTGTGAAGTACAAGTTCGACTCTGGCACATG TAAGACGGAGCCGGTTGACAGTGAGACAGTGATCAGAGCACGAGGGCTTCCATGGCAGTCTTCAGACCAAGACATCGCTCGCTTCTTTAAAGGCCTTAATATTGCCAA GGGTGGTGTTGCGCTGTGTCTGAACGCTCAGGGCAGGAGGAATGGCGAAGCCTTAGTTCGCTTCATCAACTCGGAACACAGAGACCTGGCTCTGGAGCGCCACAAACACCACATGGGTAGTCGCTACATTGAG GTCTACAAGGCCACAGGAGAGGAATTCCTCAAGATTGCAGGAG GTACGTCCAATGAGGTGGCCCAGTTCCTGTCCAAAGAGAATCAGGTGATTATCCGTATGCGGGGGCTGCCGTTTACTGCCACACCACAGGAAGTGCTGTCCTTTCTTGGTCCTGAGAGCCCAGTTACAGATGGTGGCGAGGGTCTGCTATTTGTCAAGTATCCTGATGGACGGCCCACTGGCGACGCCTTTGTGCTCTTTTCTTGTGAAGAATATGCTCAGAATGCTCTGAAGAAGCACAAGCAGATCCTGGGGAAACGTTACATTGAGCTGTTTCGGAGCACTGCGGCCGAAGTGCAACAG gtcCTGAACCGCTACATGTCTACACCTCTGATCTCCACACTACCACCCTCACCCATCGTGCCTGTCCCAGTCCTCGCTACACCTCCCTTCCTTCCAGCAGCGAGCAGCACTCGAGACTGTATTCGCCTCCGTGGTCTGCCCTACACTGCCGGCATCGAAGATATCCTGGAGTTCATGGCTGAACACACTGTTGACATCAAACCTCATGGAGTTCACATGGTCCTTaaccagcag GGGCGGCCCTCTGGTGATGCCTTCATCCAAATGAAGTCACCTGACAAAGCATTTATGGTAGcccaaaaatgccataaaaagaCAATGAAGGACCGATATGTCGAGGTCTTCCAGTGCTCCACAGAAGAGATGAGCATCGTCCTGATGGGGGGAACCTTGAACCGCAGTGGCCTCTCGCCTCCACCCTGCAAGCTTCCCT GTCTGTCTCCCCCCACAGCCTATGCTGCCTTCCCCACTCCCCCTGCCATTCTCTCTGAGGCTGCCCTCTACCAGCCTCCTCTGCTGGCTGCTCCCAGACCTCCTCAGACCACCGCACACAGCCCCGCTCACACTCTGGCCTACTACCCTCCTCAGCCACATCTCTACATGAACATGAACATGAACTACACTGCTTACTACCCCAG CCCTCCAGTCTCTCCTTCCACTGTTAGCTACTTTGCAGCTCCACCAGGAGCAATGGCAGCAGCAGTCGCAGCTCAGTCTCACCCCGCTGCAGCCGCCGCCTCTCCTGTACTGTCCCAGCCTGGTGCCCTGGTCAGGATGCAGGGACTGCCCTACAATGCTGGAGTCAAAGACATCCTCAGCTTCTTCCAGGGATACCAG TACGCCCCTGACGAGTACAGCGGCATGGTTCAGATGAGCGAACAGGCCAGGAGTCTGATTCAGCCCAAAGAATGGCTCTGTCTTTAG